The following are from one region of the Fibrobacter sp. UWH6 genome:
- a CDS encoding collagen-like protein, producing MVDGLIKAGNDNLSLKDESSRNKAIENFADPIAKAIKRGSSIRVLGSATCREISLLEDMSDGDIWTVKDSGSIRNPDGSVLNVQAGDLVRYDGAQWTQFLHLDLSGYATDDELNSAVRNLLNSVDVMLSGKQDCLTFDTTPTEHSSNPVTSNGIKDYVDSAVTGTYKYRGSVAASYVNGLTSPSNGDVYNINEAGEITNGEDGKPMSVSVGDNVAWVDDPVQHKSYWDRMAAELDLSNFVEFDDIATANMTGVVKSSTATGKVSVGTDGTMSVNGWNDKADKSHTHATTDITDMPTDYLTGGSQTATSTTDGGTNTFTFTKADGSTATFNVKNGTKGSKGDDGKTWLPTVAANGDISWTQSSTSTAPATVNIKGPQGIQGIQGIQGAKGDQGIQGPKGDKGDTGATGPQGHKGDQGIQGEKGEKGDKGDKGTWEGIVDTSMSDTSTNPVQNKVVNAALGTKFDGFKPTSSGFSDSTAILVGNNDNTKIEGRTASNLWSYIKGKGDSTYVRNDGGRMTSPLYGYFPSSRSSVIGNEYNVLLNGNERGVTITQSGSGQVSAESIKALLDGKVTPVYGPSIDPDDPLILTIDASSVVTEHCQVFSAFGWTCRYWEPLKFKVELYDTYLSRNEWVTIADFSSTSYNGQNNPGGDTANLFIPFGSNTTNPYTGVMRSGTFIKIRITIYKANESSNRWGISELYFWYPETQRVYQGLHAYSTDKLATARTVQTNLGSTAPVSFDGSSNIKPGVSGILPLANGGTGANTVEGARTNLGLGSVATLDGNNTFTGTNTFSQSINISNTNGQAQLVAQGKSGSITLASSNNGNTRGVWLSAHGTDTNGKWAFNADTNNNVTFNGTLNGTASKVSQSVGTGTIVSRDSDGNLKYTYDFFNIVSDDNNGNMLAIKSTGVRRARVRMQSKGTSCHAYLRPQDGYTAEREFTLPNNGGTLALTSDIPSPSNFVAKSGDTMTGALTVGGTIEATASSDDKARMYISGALGSYGFLGEASGDNTYNGIYAWGYGWVIKSRAGNNQFLGNASTADTASIATIASTANQLAVAGSTSTAVLTASLTGTYVDITSNIQTTGGNYRGVAVSYAKDADAVDGKHIVVGSALGTASNTIYFIQ from the coding sequence TTGGTAGATGGTCTAATTAAGGCCGGCAATGACAATTTGTCCCTTAAAGACGAATCTTCTCGTAATAAGGCTATCGAAAATTTCGCGGATCCAATCGCAAAGGCTATCAAGCGTGGGTCTTCGATTCGTGTGCTCGGCTCTGCTACTTGCCGTGAAATCAGCCTCCTTGAGGATATGTCAGATGGTGATATTTGGACTGTAAAGGATTCTGGTTCCATCCGAAATCCAGATGGTTCCGTGCTTAATGTGCAGGCCGGCGATCTTGTGCGATATGATGGTGCTCAGTGGACGCAGTTCCTACATCTGGATCTATCGGGCTATGCTACGGATGACGAACTTAATAGCGCTGTTAGGAATTTGTTGAATAGCGTTGATGTCATGCTGTCTGGGAAACAGGATTGTTTGACTTTTGATACAACACCGACCGAGCACAGTAGCAACCCTGTCACCTCCAACGGCATCAAGGACTATGTGGACAGTGCCGTGACGGGTACCTACAAGTATCGTGGAAGTGTGGCCGCATCGTATGTTAACGGTCTCACAAGCCCGTCCAATGGAGATGTGTACAACATCAACGAGGCGGGCGAGATTACCAATGGCGAAGACGGCAAGCCCATGTCCGTATCTGTGGGTGATAATGTCGCCTGGGTTGACGACCCTGTGCAGCACAAGTCCTACTGGGACCGTATGGCCGCAGAGCTTGATCTGAGCAACTTCGTGGAGTTCGATGATATCGCAACGGCAAACATGACTGGCGTGGTCAAGTCAAGCACGGCCACGGGCAAGGTCAGTGTCGGCACGGACGGCACCATGAGCGTGAACGGGTGGAACGACAAGGCGGACAAGTCCCACACACATGCAACTACCGACATCACTGACATGCCGACCGACTACCTGACGGGTGGCAGCCAGACTGCGACATCTACGACAGACGGTGGCACCAATACCTTCACCTTCACCAAGGCGGATGGGAGTACTGCCACATTCAATGTCAAGAACGGCACCAAGGGCAGCAAGGGCGACGATGGCAAGACATGGCTACCCACCGTGGCAGCCAATGGTGACATCAGCTGGACACAGAGCAGCACGAGTACCGCACCTGCCACTGTTAACATCAAGGGACCCCAGGGCATCCAAGGCATCCAAGGCATACAAGGTGCAAAGGGTGATCAAGGTATTCAAGGTCCCAAAGGCGATAAAGGAGATACTGGTGCAACCGGTCCTCAAGGTCATAAGGGTGACCAAGGCATACAAGGTGAAAAGGGCGAGAAGGGAGACAAGGGTGATAAAGGTACTTGGGAAGGTATCGTGGACACCTCCATGTCCGACACCAGCACAAACCCTGTGCAGAACAAGGTGGTGAATGCTGCGCTCGGAACTAAGTTTGACGGGTTCAAGCCTACTTCATCTGGATTTAGCGATTCCACCGCCATCCTTGTAGGCAATAATGATAATACTAAGATTGAGGGCCGTACTGCATCTAATTTGTGGTCCTACATCAAGGGCAAGGGGGACAGCACTTATGTGAGAAATGATGGGGGCAGAATGACATCCCCACTATATGGTTATTTCCCGAGTTCCCGATCATCCGTAATTGGTAACGAGTACAATGTACTGCTTAATGGTAATGAACGAGGTGTTACTATAACCCAAAGTGGCAGTGGGCAGGTAAGTGCTGAGTCTATTAAGGCATTGCTAGACGGTAAAGTTACCCCCGTATATGGTCCTTCTATCGACCCTGATGATCCTCTTATATTGACCATTGATGCAAGCAGTGTTGTCACTGAACACTGTCAAGTGTTCTCAGCCTTCGGTTGGACTTGTAGATATTGGGAACCCCTCAAGTTCAAAGTGGAGCTATACGACACATATCTGTCTAGAAATGAGTGGGTAACTATCGCTGATTTTAGCTCCACTAGTTATAACGGACAAAATAACCCTGGTGGGGATACAGCAAATTTATTCATTCCCTTCGGGAGTAACACCACCAATCCATACACAGGAGTTATGCGAAGCGGAACATTCATTAAAATACGCATAACCATATATAAGGCAAATGAAAGTTCTAATAGGTGGGGCATCAGTGAGTTATACTTCTGGTATCCAGAAACACAACGAGTATATCAAGGATTACATGCATACAGTACTGACAAACTTGCCACCGCCCGTACCGTGCAGACTAACCTTGGTTCTACCGCACCAGTATCGTTTGATGGTTCTTCTAATATCAAGCCCGGTGTCTCTGGCATACTTCCTCTTGCCAATGGCGGCACAGGTGCCAATACGGTAGAGGGTGCGAGGACTAATCTCGGACTCGGTTCTGTAGCTACACTTGATGGAAACAATACCTTCACTGGTACAAACACATTCAGCCAGAGCATCAACATCAGCAACACTAATGGTCAAGCACAGCTTGTTGCACAGGGCAAGTCAGGCTCAATCACCTTGGCCTCAAGCAACAACGGCAATACTAGAGGTGTATGGCTATCAGCACACGGAACGGACACCAACGGAAAGTGGGCATTCAATGCTGACACCAATAACAACGTGACATTCAACGGCACGTTGAACGGGACCGCAAGCAAGGTATCGCAGAGTGTCGGTACTGGTACCATCGTTTCAAGAGATAGCGATGGTAATCTCAAGTATACATACGATTTTTTCAATATCGTCAGTGATGACAATAACGGCAATATGCTCGCAATCAAGTCTACGGGTGTGCGAAGAGCCAGAGTGCGTATGCAGTCCAAGGGTACTAGCTGCCATGCATACTTACGCCCTCAAGATGGATACACAGCTGAACGTGAGTTTACCTTACCTAACAATGGCGGTACACTCGCATTGACCTCAGACATTCCGAGCCCATCCAACTTTGTTGCCAAGTCTGGCGACACGATGACTGGAGCGTTGACAGTGGGTGGCACCATTGAGGCGACTGCCAGTAGCGATGACAAAGCCCGTATGTATATATCAGGTGCCCTGGGCAGCTACGGGTTCCTGGGCGAGGCAAGTGGTGATAATACTTACAACGGGATATACGCCTGGGGGTATGGGTGGGTAATCAAGTCCCGTGCGGGCAACAACCAGTTCCTGGGCAACGCATCCACGGCTGACACGGCATCCATTGCGACCATCGCATCCACGGCCAACCAGCTTGCTGTTGCTGGTTCCACGTCCACTGCTGTACTTACAGCCAGCCTGACGGGTACCTATGTCGACATTACGAGTAACATCCAGACAACCGGGGGTAACTACAGGGGGGTCGCTGTCAGCTACGCCAAAGATGCCGACGCGGTAGACGGCAAGCACATCGTTGTAGGTAGCGCCCTGGGCACTGCTTCCAACACAATCTACTTCATTCAGTAG
- a CDS encoding DUF2313 domain-containing protein: protein MIVTVDKIIAFEGCEATLWGVGFTSQCSVEVVKDGERSERNLIEVEDSRIVFSVPAEGTYTVSVRLGDESIEIPMIVLSRDLMPVNRFPSRGDQETSKKEDIAKFAQMLKGLLPRGFIWNFKWTSVDSEKTNWQKLLESVAAGISNVWDSLADLLVNSSPACTKAVATWNDELGLPRKGLEFKDDDDKKKAKAEIYRIARARSGSTVPHFQNIIDLFGLNAEVVEYWKQPNRFPDWVKDLGEDAYMYVMIEIHDSEIEQTFFDCNSACDDYLSFWWNENFESAIDFDKLAHVKFIYLYK from the coding sequence ATGATTGTTACGGTAGACAAGATTATTGCGTTTGAAGGCTGTGAAGCCACTCTTTGGGGAGTTGGCTTTACGTCTCAATGCTCTGTGGAAGTCGTTAAAGATGGTGAACGCAGCGAAAGGAACCTGATTGAAGTTGAGGATTCCAGGATTGTGTTCTCTGTTCCTGCAGAAGGAACTTATACGGTTTCTGTCAGATTGGGTGACGAATCCATAGAGATTCCGATGATTGTTCTTTCCAGGGACTTGATGCCGGTCAATCGTTTCCCTTCTCGCGGTGATCAAGAGACTTCGAAGAAAGAAGATATCGCCAAATTTGCCCAGATGCTCAAGGGGCTTTTGCCGCGTGGTTTCATCTGGAATTTCAAGTGGACTAGCGTTGATTCCGAAAAAACGAATTGGCAGAAACTGCTGGAGTCCGTAGCGGCTGGAATAAGCAATGTTTGGGATTCCCTTGCCGATTTGCTCGTGAATTCCTCTCCGGCTTGTACCAAGGCGGTTGCCACCTGGAATGACGAATTGGGCTTGCCCAGAAAAGGTCTTGAATTTAAAGACGATGATGACAAGAAGAAGGCGAAAGCGGAAATCTATCGCATTGCGAGAGCCAGAAGCGGAAGCACTGTTCCTCATTTCCAGAACATCATTGATCTGTTTGGCTTGAATGCCGAAGTCGTTGAATACTGGAAGCAGCCCAACCGTTTCCCGGATTGGGTCAAAGATCTTGGCGAAGACGCCTATATGTACGTCATGATAGAAATTCATGATAGCGAAATCGAGCAGACTTTCTTTGACTGCAATTCGGCTTGCGATGATTACCTGTCGTTTTGGTGGAACGAAAATTTTGAAAGCGCAATCGACTTTGACAAGCTAGCTCACGTCAAATTCATTTACCTGTATAAGTAA
- a CDS encoding baseplate J/gp47 family protein produces MEFKSLSELVLYVEQQLAANFYDGKNPVLRKAVLKVIARVIGAALYMLVLMQKKVWRNRFVKTCDIDALDGFGAEYAMPHKPPVYATGYVKLAVSGSGSVKIPAGTYFVDPLTGSEYYSISESDVANDGKVRVVASVAGNAWNLAADTKLQFRDSTPDKVDDEVVVVAPGIVGGKFFEVVVNGQVEYWGETAEEYRTRLLNRVQNPPQGGSANDYKQWAERFNFVTKAFVKPNYPRINSVVVACANFANDSSARLDDDQVEEVRAYVNSPERRVVTADVRVISVTPVKFLINATVAPFNDAVQESVRNALRSVLQQYGPDSRIGFDDVRVYVLANSSAEKFSIGSVQKYVGGVAQSVKVFELNLGVPENSVDYSIAEVVGFGIGESQINLSSGE; encoded by the coding sequence GTGGAATTTAAGAGCCTGTCTGAACTTGTACTGTATGTTGAACAGCAGCTGGCCGCGAACTTTTATGACGGCAAAAATCCTGTGCTTCGCAAGGCTGTCTTGAAGGTCATTGCTCGTGTCATTGGTGCCGCCCTTTACATGCTTGTTCTTATGCAGAAAAAAGTGTGGCGAAACCGCTTTGTGAAGACTTGTGATATTGATGCCCTGGATGGTTTTGGTGCAGAATATGCCATGCCGCACAAGCCGCCTGTTTATGCTACAGGCTATGTCAAGCTGGCTGTTAGCGGAAGTGGATCCGTAAAAATTCCGGCCGGAACCTATTTTGTTGATCCGTTGACCGGCAGCGAATATTACTCTATCAGCGAATCTGATGTTGCTAATGATGGCAAAGTTCGTGTCGTGGCTTCTGTTGCCGGAAACGCCTGGAACCTTGCTGCAGATACAAAGCTTCAGTTTAGAGACTCGACTCCAGATAAAGTTGATGACGAAGTTGTTGTTGTAGCTCCTGGTATTGTTGGCGGTAAATTCTTCGAAGTTGTTGTCAATGGTCAGGTGGAATATTGGGGCGAAACAGCTGAAGAATACCGCACACGCCTTTTGAACAGGGTCCAGAATCCTCCGCAGGGTGGCTCTGCCAACGATTACAAACAGTGGGCTGAACGGTTTAATTTTGTAACCAAGGCTTTCGTAAAGCCGAATTATCCGAGAATTAATTCCGTTGTTGTTGCCTGCGCAAATTTTGCAAACGATTCTTCTGCAAGACTTGATGATGACCAGGTAGAAGAAGTTCGCGCATACGTCAATTCTCCTGAACGCCGTGTGGTAACTGCTGATGTTCGCGTGATTTCCGTGACCCCTGTCAAGTTTTTGATTAACGCTACCGTAGCCCCGTTTAACGATGCTGTCCAGGAATCCGTTCGAAATGCCCTGAGGTCCGTGTTGCAACAGTATGGGCCCGACAGCCGAATAGGTTTCGATGATGTGCGTGTTTACGTGCTGGCAAATTCTAGCGCTGAAAAATTCTCTATCGGATCTGTACAGAAATATGTGGGTGGAGTGGCTCAGTCTGTGAAAGTCTTTGAATTGAATTTGGGTGTTCCTGAAAATTCCGTGGACTACTCTATTGCAGAAGTTGTCGGGTTTGGTATTGGTGAATCTCAAATCAATTTGTCTAGTGGTGAATAA
- a CDS encoding phage GP46 family protein, whose translation MSDLRLKLLEDGSCDLDFDSTDLLTTDGLENAVLLSLGSFARESSLDNVVSNLEPARGGWWGDALDSEGTLGSHLYESLPSKGDERTLRDVEKKSEEALQWMIDDGIAKSVNCSARFKDDFVVIDVVISKPDGGESSFAYELNWEATRGI comes from the coding sequence GTGAGCGATTTGCGTTTGAAACTTCTTGAAGATGGTTCTTGCGATCTGGATTTTGATTCGACGGACCTTTTGACTACAGACGGCCTTGAAAACGCCGTGCTGCTTTCTCTCGGTTCTTTTGCCAGGGAAAGCTCGTTGGACAATGTTGTGTCTAACCTGGAACCGGCTCGTGGTGGTTGGTGGGGTGACGCCCTGGATTCTGAAGGTACGCTTGGCAGCCATCTTTATGAATCGTTGCCTTCTAAGGGTGATGAGCGAACTCTTCGTGATGTTGAAAAGAAATCCGAAGAAGCGCTGCAATGGATGATTGATGACGGTATTGCAAAATCCGTGAATTGCTCCGCGCGTTTCAAAGACGATTTCGTTGTAATTGACGTTGTTATTTCTAAGCCCGATGGCGGTGAATCCAGTTTTGCCTACGAACTGAATTGGGAGGCTACCCGTGGAATTTAA
- a CDS encoding phage baseplate assembly protein → MNFDHLLEPIFNRMRLMIGRCVVLATKYNSSDLEADIELVAGEKRRDVEFVQQYGFSSRPKGDVSGIALFLGGSRDNGVVIATHGDGSDMSKANDLKPGEVLVHSPYGQTILLDENGNIVLACETGKEIQCKNDLIVDGNVRATSEVSAKFSEVGAPCYNLSMHVHPSAVGPTAGPTSTPASP, encoded by the coding sequence ATGAATTTTGATCACCTTCTGGAGCCGATTTTCAATCGAATGCGTCTGATGATCGGCCGCTGCGTGGTGCTTGCAACCAAGTACAATTCTTCGGACCTTGAGGCCGATATTGAACTTGTGGCTGGAGAAAAGCGCCGAGACGTGGAATTTGTACAACAGTACGGCTTCAGTTCCCGCCCAAAGGGGGATGTTTCCGGCATTGCCTTGTTCCTGGGTGGCTCCCGCGACAATGGGGTAGTTATTGCTACACATGGAGATGGGTCGGATATGTCTAAGGCGAATGACTTGAAGCCTGGCGAAGTACTTGTCCATTCGCCCTATGGTCAAACCATTTTGCTTGACGAAAATGGAAATATTGTGTTGGCTTGCGAAACAGGCAAAGAAATTCAGTGCAAGAATGACCTGATTGTGGATGGGAATGTTCGTGCGACAAGTGAAGTCTCTGCAAAATTTTCGGAAGTTGGCGCTCCCTGTTATAATCTCAGTATGCATGTCCATCCGTCTGCGGTTGGTCCTACGGCTGGTCCTACGTCTACTCCGGCGTCACCGTAA
- a CDS encoding phage baseplate assembly protein has product MIEVFANGRKFSYWTGAKISRSLDHIAASFSLNLVARDPIGNVVKLFPGDSVEIAVDGTTVIKGYVEKFSTSFSAGSHTFSVSGSEISCDIADCCVENPMEWQNKTLDQIISDICGRFGLFFKNEMGVDVGKQHKKFSVDPGVKALETMTKLCKERGIVPCSNGLGQIYLLKPSACPRGPELKQGVNLMSASVDFSINDRYSAYYVYGSGKAKSKVKAVKTDNDVGRYRPLLIVDSNATQKESVKARAYWEYTIRKAKSMGFRCSVHGWSHEGGVWAPGIMCSFSAPDLCVEEPVDLLVSSVEYGWGDGGETTDLVLVSPDVYLPQPETKKKKTVAKSPWDSIKKAVKG; this is encoded by the coding sequence ATGATTGAAGTCTTTGCTAATGGCAGAAAGTTTTCGTACTGGACCGGCGCAAAGATCAGCCGTTCCCTGGACCATATTGCAGCATCGTTTTCATTGAACCTGGTTGCCCGCGACCCGATTGGTAATGTGGTCAAGTTGTTTCCAGGTGACTCCGTGGAAATTGCAGTCGATGGAACTACCGTCATTAAGGGCTATGTGGAAAAATTTTCCACTTCGTTTTCTGCTGGTTCTCATACGTTCTCCGTTTCTGGAAGCGAAATCAGTTGCGACATTGCCGATTGCTGCGTCGAAAATCCTATGGAATGGCAGAACAAGACTCTGGACCAGATTATTTCCGACATTTGCGGTCGCTTCGGTCTTTTCTTCAAAAACGAAATGGGCGTTGATGTAGGCAAACAGCACAAGAAGTTCTCTGTGGATCCTGGCGTAAAGGCCCTGGAGACCATGACAAAGCTTTGCAAGGAACGCGGAATCGTTCCTTGCTCCAATGGGCTTGGACAGATTTACTTGCTGAAGCCTTCTGCCTGCCCGCGTGGCCCTGAACTGAAACAGGGTGTAAACCTGATGAGCGCTTCGGTGGATTTCTCCATTAACGACCGTTATTCCGCTTACTACGTCTATGGATCCGGAAAGGCAAAGAGTAAGGTCAAGGCTGTAAAGACTGATAATGATGTTGGTCGTTACCGCCCGCTGTTGATTGTGGATTCTAACGCTACCCAGAAAGAAAGCGTGAAAGCGAGAGCCTATTGGGAATATACCATTCGCAAGGCTAAATCTATGGGATTCAGGTGTTCCGTTCACGGCTGGTCTCACGAAGGTGGCGTCTGGGCTCCCGGAATAATGTGTTCGTTCTCTGCTCCGGATTTGTGCGTGGAAGAACCTGTGGACTTGCTGGTTTCTTCTGTGGAATACGGTTGGGGAGACGGTGGCGAAACCACGGACCTGGTTCTGGTTTCTCCGGACGTTTATTTGCCGCAGCCTGAAACGAAGAAAAAGAAGACTGTTGCCAAAAGCCCGTGGGACTCTATCAAGAAGGCGGTTAAGGGATGA
- a CDS encoding DNA circularization N-terminal domain-containing protein: MMGTFRYEYADSLEKVTIQTVAGEIECVGASYNGVPFLVEEVTSNGGRNIVSAALPFTNQHVNEDTGKILRQFPMKFYLVGSDVNKKLADLEEAFNTEGAFELVHPYYGKFKVRCGPYTVTYTTAVQEYVTGEVTFIPEVDPKKSARSVVDLKGQAAMKAQKALEDSSSSFKQNFNILQKARNTINSVSSAVSSALDAVESARQTMRDVSGFVNEISRIRSNIGLLLQTPGDFAARFQDLFTMTKETFGLGGGFVDYVNESLVLMDSVEFDGGSMVADSLSDMVRRMALMSAAAMATKSVVECSFSSSQELDDVHDRFAAAFERARNKVDSVDDYMALADMESTALKYIREEVSKLPVIVDLPLLASRDAITVCYDCYGNLDKLEEIIERNGIFDPMVINRESLKVLSK, encoded by the coding sequence ATGATGGGAACTTTCCGCTATGAATATGCAGACTCTCTGGAGAAGGTGACTATCCAGACTGTCGCCGGTGAAATTGAATGCGTGGGCGCGTCTTACAACGGCGTTCCGTTCCTGGTTGAAGAAGTTACATCGAATGGTGGCCGAAACATTGTAAGCGCCGCGTTGCCGTTTACCAACCAGCATGTCAATGAGGACACGGGCAAAATTCTTCGTCAGTTCCCGATGAAGTTCTATCTGGTCGGCTCTGATGTTAACAAAAAACTTGCTGACCTAGAAGAAGCCTTCAATACCGAAGGTGCCTTTGAGCTGGTTCATCCGTACTACGGCAAATTCAAGGTTCGCTGCGGTCCTTATACAGTCACCTATACCACTGCCGTCCAGGAGTATGTCACCGGTGAAGTGACTTTTATTCCGGAAGTGGATCCGAAAAAATCCGCGCGCTCTGTTGTTGACCTGAAGGGTCAGGCCGCAATGAAGGCCCAAAAGGCCCTTGAGGATTCCAGCTCCAGCTTCAAGCAGAATTTCAACATTCTGCAGAAGGCGAGGAACACCATCAATTCTGTGTCTAGTGCAGTCAGCTCCGCCCTGGATGCTGTTGAGTCCGCTCGCCAGACCATGCGCGATGTTTCCGGATTTGTCAATGAGATTTCCCGCATCCGTTCTAACATCGGTTTACTGTTGCAGACTCCCGGGGATTTTGCAGCAAGATTCCAGGACTTGTTCACGATGACCAAGGAAACGTTTGGGCTTGGTGGCGGGTTTGTGGATTACGTCAACGAATCTCTTGTCTTGATGGACTCTGTTGAATTTGACGGTGGGTCCATGGTTGCTGATTCTTTGTCTGACATGGTTCGCCGCATGGCGTTGATGTCTGCTGCAGCCATGGCCACAAAGAGCGTTGTAGAGTGTAGTTTCTCCAGTTCCCAGGAATTGGATGATGTTCATGACCGCTTTGCTGCAGCTTTCGAACGTGCGCGAAACAAGGTGGATTCCGTTGACGATTACATGGCTCTTGCCGATATGGAATCGACGGCGCTCAAGTACATTCGCGAAGAAGTTTCCAAGTTGCCTGTGATTGTGGATTTGCCGTTGCTTGCGTCCCGCGACGCCATTACCGTCTGCTACGATTGCTACGGTAACCTTGACAAGCTGGAAGAAATCATCGAGCGCAACGGAATCTTTGACCCGATGGTAATCAACCGTGAATCCTTGAAGGTGCTTTCCAAATGA